In the Streptomyces sp. NBC_00525 genome, one interval contains:
- a CDS encoding aKG-HExxH-type peptide beta-hydroxylase yields MTPTVPDHVLRALGRTEGDADSLGLLVRDQDTRRLVLLRALLDAAAAAPAAVCPPPLLDRLHADWALLEAAERADRAATRTVLFHPLAGPWAQRLLAGLITPAAAPGPDLHADLAHFTALAAAAAVRAGVPFDLRLTPREGLVPLPTLGAVRAGPDPVRLVHRDDELTLTPRHGPPFTLRRQPDRTLDAADPRWLPVLTLRPVVPGAAPVALDDVDPYGIGAGDLSRYGLSGAARVDDHQRKEWAGSWAGVEPLLRIGGDHRVAEAAALLRCVVPLGHPAGAGPDGEGAAHCSGTRREAFGAVLSSKPATPAYFASTLVHELQHTKLAALATLVPLHREDAAPRHFAPWRPDPRPFDGLLQGAYSHLALADYWQRFALRAHRVTHRDLAWAEHARCREQVGAALPALAGSAALTPEGRTLVNEMISVYHRLDDNPPPSGHLARAQAYVSTAKVIWQQRNGSRRQ; encoded by the coding sequence ATGACCCCCACCGTCCCGGACCACGTCCTGCGCGCCCTCGGCCGCACCGAGGGCGACGCCGACAGCCTCGGACTGCTCGTCCGCGACCAGGACACCCGCCGCCTCGTCCTCCTGCGCGCCCTGCTCGACGCGGCGGCCGCCGCCCCCGCCGCCGTCTGCCCCCCACCCCTGCTGGACCGGCTCCACGCGGACTGGGCCCTCCTCGAAGCCGCCGAACGCGCCGACCGGGCCGCCACCCGCACCGTCCTCTTCCACCCCCTCGCCGGCCCCTGGGCCCAGCGCCTCCTCGCCGGCCTCATCACCCCGGCCGCCGCCCCCGGCCCCGACCTCCACGCCGACCTCGCCCACTTCACGGCCCTCGCCGCAGCGGCCGCCGTACGGGCCGGGGTGCCATTCGACCTCCGGCTCACCCCGCGCGAGGGACTGGTCCCGCTGCCCACCCTCGGCGCCGTCCGGGCAGGACCCGACCCCGTCCGCCTCGTCCACCGCGACGACGAACTGACCCTCACCCCCCGGCACGGGCCGCCGTTCACCCTCCGCCGCCAGCCCGACCGGACCCTCGACGCGGCCGACCCGCGCTGGCTCCCGGTGCTCACCCTCCGCCCCGTCGTACCCGGCGCCGCGCCCGTCGCCCTCGACGACGTGGACCCCTACGGCATCGGGGCCGGCGACCTCTCCCGCTACGGGCTCAGCGGGGCCGCCCGCGTGGACGACCACCAGCGCAAGGAATGGGCCGGGTCCTGGGCCGGGGTCGAGCCCCTGCTCCGGATCGGCGGCGACCACCGCGTCGCCGAGGCCGCCGCGCTGCTGCGCTGCGTCGTGCCCCTCGGGCACCCCGCCGGAGCCGGGCCGGACGGCGAGGGCGCCGCGCACTGCAGCGGCACCCGGCGGGAGGCGTTCGGGGCCGTGCTCAGCAGCAAGCCCGCCACCCCGGCCTACTTCGCCTCCACCCTCGTCCACGAACTCCAGCACACCAAACTGGCCGCCCTCGCCACCCTCGTACCGCTCCACCGCGAAGACGCGGCCCCGCGCCACTTCGCCCCCTGGCGCCCCGACCCCCGGCCCTTCGACGGCCTGCTCCAGGGCGCCTACTCGCACCTGGCGCTCGCCGACTACTGGCAGCGGTTCGCCCTCCGCGCCCACCGGGTCACCCACCGGGACCTCGCCTGGGCCGAACACGCCCGCTGCCGCGAACAGGTCGGCGCCGCGCTCCCCGCACTCGCCGGATCGGCGGCACTCACCCCCGAAGGCCGCACCCTGGTCAACG
- a CDS encoding AAA family ATPase, which translates to MSEPSEWLIYRGIGEPHDETPQLPPPPPWRDFTGGPGGADSADTADRRLGIPGRVAEEHRPGAEELEMINAALYLRRPLLVTGDPGAGKSTLAHSVARELELGKVLRWPVVSRTTLLDGLYHYDAIARLQDVQIASHAAAGGAAGADAAQSVGSYIRLGPLGTALLPSDRPRVLLIDELDKSDIDLPNDLLNVLEEGEFAIPELERIADRLPDGEADVLDHDGNKVRIKGGRVQCRAFPFVVLTSNGERDFPAPLMRRCIHLELGRPDHKRLASFVKAHLGEEAARASDDLIAHFLERSRTELLATDQLLNAIYLTHAASPAGRDRLADLLIQRLDRPR; encoded by the coding sequence ATGAGTGAACCCAGCGAGTGGCTCATCTACCGGGGCATCGGCGAACCGCACGACGAGACGCCGCAGCTCCCGCCCCCGCCGCCCTGGCGCGACTTCACCGGCGGACCCGGCGGGGCGGACAGCGCCGACACCGCCGACCGCCGGCTCGGCATCCCCGGCCGCGTCGCCGAGGAGCACCGCCCCGGCGCCGAGGAACTGGAGATGATCAACGCGGCGCTGTACCTGCGGCGCCCCCTGCTGGTCACCGGCGACCCCGGCGCGGGCAAGAGCACCCTGGCCCACTCGGTGGCCCGCGAGCTGGAACTGGGCAAGGTGCTGCGCTGGCCCGTCGTCAGCCGCACCACCCTCCTCGACGGCCTCTACCACTACGACGCCATCGCCCGGCTCCAGGACGTCCAGATCGCCTCGCACGCGGCGGCGGGCGGAGCCGCCGGGGCCGACGCGGCCCAGAGCGTCGGCAGCTACATCCGGCTCGGGCCGCTCGGCACCGCGCTGCTCCCCTCGGACCGGCCGCGCGTCCTGCTCATCGACGAGCTGGACAAGAGCGACATCGACCTCCCCAACGACCTGCTGAACGTGCTGGAGGAGGGCGAGTTCGCCATCCCCGAGCTGGAGCGGATCGCCGACCGGCTGCCCGACGGCGAGGCGGACGTCCTCGACCACGACGGCAACAAGGTCCGCATCAAGGGAGGCCGGGTGCAGTGCCGGGCCTTCCCCTTCGTCGTGCTCACCAGCAACGGCGAACGGGACTTCCCGGCCCCGCTGATGCGCCGCTGCATCCACCTGGAGCTGGGCCGCCCCGACCACAAGCGGCTGGCCTCCTTCGTCAAGGCACACCTCGGCGAGGAGGCGGCCCGCGCCAGCGACGACCTCATCGCCCACTTCCTGGAACGCTCCCGCACCGAACTCCTGGCCACCGACCAGCTGCTCAACGCCATATACCTGACCCACGCCGCCTCACCGGCCGGCCGCGACCGGCTGGCCGACCTGCTCATCCAGCGACTCGACCGGCCGAGGTGA
- a CDS encoding VMAP-C domain-containing protein — protein MTSEDRGGAEGVLTPAQAALMDLVQDATVRIHRPPSGYAQDEPAGDFLGSGFFVAPSWVLTCAHVATRGEDGMVGVWFKADRYGTELTEVPGKVVAALPAARPPGPGGWPAPDLALIQLQRPVEHPCVYVTERSEAMLRSREVRCVGWAPGQGGGLQNRSGVCTVKGSYGGSGDAEQVVRLDGDWVELGMSGGPLVDLVRGEVVGVVKSRLDGHQGGTAVGIERLRTLEVPATPVETETDDIYQAVFHAHDRYHADRHTSAAGSERTWTDAQSELAVPPGGVLGPKLRVDLLGRLAELPPPASTRALLMLLDRLPGVYARDHRPAPRGWRDGLGALYDARARDREARFELIVRYCMGVLAAERPCGQLSVRNAKALWGWVKRIADVELPRDLRRLLDVEWAGIRLRLEQNRQSSARAPAAEPVLYGDRDCVVLHVDLQGWSRDQYDWRVAVDRRGGEAEPVDEDSRGAPLGTVPDRLAAALTEAFRRCDEPGSPAMLQVVVAPALFGLPVDDWVLPQSGQRLGAVRPVVLRSPYQGPAPERPARWNAGLATGIRAEVVDCEDELRVRVPESSWLRTLAHETVPVLCRYGTRPDPDVTAGVVRLLDSGFGVALLQRRTTEADTVCKEFHRRVAEAVSDTRTHDRLPWKIHELRRGVSAGRTEMYWAAGAALYYDDPHRPLPGTDFLEAP, from the coding sequence ATGACCTCCGAGGACCGAGGGGGCGCAGAGGGGGTGCTGACGCCCGCCCAGGCCGCTCTCATGGACCTCGTGCAGGACGCCACCGTGCGCATCCATCGCCCGCCCTCCGGGTATGCCCAGGACGAACCGGCAGGGGACTTCCTGGGCAGCGGCTTCTTCGTCGCACCCAGCTGGGTCCTCACATGCGCGCACGTGGCGACGCGGGGGGAGGACGGCATGGTGGGCGTGTGGTTCAAGGCGGACCGCTACGGCACCGAACTGACCGAGGTGCCCGGCAAGGTCGTCGCCGCACTGCCCGCGGCCCGGCCGCCGGGGCCGGGCGGCTGGCCCGCCCCCGACCTCGCGCTCATCCAGCTCCAGCGCCCCGTCGAACACCCCTGCGTCTACGTCACCGAGCGGTCCGAGGCGATGCTCCGCAGCCGCGAGGTGCGCTGCGTGGGCTGGGCCCCCGGCCAGGGCGGCGGACTCCAGAACCGCAGCGGAGTCTGCACCGTCAAGGGCTCGTACGGCGGCTCCGGCGACGCCGAGCAGGTGGTGCGGCTCGACGGCGACTGGGTGGAGCTGGGCATGTCCGGCGGCCCGCTGGTGGACCTCGTACGCGGCGAGGTCGTCGGCGTCGTCAAGTCGCGGCTCGACGGCCACCAGGGCGGCACCGCCGTCGGCATCGAGCGGCTGCGCACCCTGGAGGTGCCCGCCACCCCCGTGGAGACCGAGACCGACGACATATACCAGGCCGTCTTCCACGCCCACGACCGCTACCACGCCGACCGCCACACCAGCGCCGCCGGCTCCGAACGGACCTGGACCGACGCACAGAGCGAACTGGCCGTCCCGCCCGGCGGCGTCCTCGGACCCAAGCTGCGCGTGGACCTGCTGGGCCGGCTCGCCGAACTGCCGCCCCCGGCCAGCACCCGCGCCCTGCTGATGCTGCTCGACCGGCTGCCCGGCGTGTACGCCCGCGACCACCGCCCCGCGCCGCGCGGCTGGCGCGACGGCCTCGGCGCGCTGTACGACGCCCGCGCCCGCGACCGCGAGGCCCGGTTCGAACTGATCGTGCGCTACTGCATGGGCGTCCTCGCCGCCGAGCGGCCCTGCGGCCAGCTCTCGGTGCGCAACGCCAAGGCCCTGTGGGGCTGGGTCAAGCGCATCGCCGACGTCGAACTCCCCAGGGACCTGCGCCGCCTGCTCGACGTGGAATGGGCCGGCATCCGGCTGCGCCTGGAGCAGAACCGCCAGAGCTCCGCCCGCGCCCCGGCGGCCGAACCCGTCCTGTACGGCGACCGCGACTGCGTCGTCCTCCATGTGGACCTCCAGGGCTGGTCCCGCGACCAGTACGACTGGCGGGTCGCCGTGGACCGCAGGGGCGGCGAGGCGGAACCGGTGGACGAGGACAGCCGCGGCGCCCCCCTCGGCACCGTCCCGGACCGGCTCGCCGCCGCGCTCACCGAGGCGTTCCGGAGGTGCGACGAACCGGGCAGCCCCGCCATGCTCCAGGTCGTCGTCGCGCCCGCGCTCTTCGGCCTCCCGGTCGACGACTGGGTGCTGCCGCAGTCCGGGCAGCGCCTGGGAGCCGTACGCCCGGTGGTGCTGCGCAGCCCGTACCAGGGCCCGGCGCCGGAGCGCCCGGCCCGCTGGAACGCCGGGCTCGCCACCGGCATCCGGGCCGAGGTCGTCGACTGCGAGGACGAATTGCGGGTACGTGTACCGGAGTCGTCGTGGCTGCGCACCCTGGCCCACGAGACCGTGCCGGTTCTGTGCCGCTACGGGACCCGGCCCGACCCCGACGTCACGGCCGGGGTGGTGCGGCTGCTCGACAGCGGCTTCGGCGTGGCCCTGCTCCAGCGGCGCACGACCGAGGCCGACACGGTCTGCAAGGAGTTCCACCGGCGCGTCGCCGAGGCGGTCTCGGACACCCGCACCCACGACCGGCTGCCGTGGAAGATCCACGAACTGCGCAGAGGGGTGAGCGCCGGGCGGACGGAGATGTACTGGGCCGCGGGCGCCGCCCTCTACTACGACGACCCGCACCGACCGCTGCCGGGCACCGACTTCCTGGAGGCGCCGTGA
- a CDS encoding SAV_2336 N-terminal domain-related protein: protein MSDGSQAYEAGLLPELVARLRGAGLDPDVEQLCDALWLARWTRGTAAAGAPGERADGDPGDPAPGERTAPGRATTPARPDGRAPEADARPGDPRVPGDGERISLHPVPGRTRPGGTPAHESGAPDGGQPGPDARATALPLGVPAAPVLPAPLELTRALRPLQRYRTVSAPKRRVLDERATAERSARAGGMVMPVFRGVRRGDAVVQCVMDASSSMLVWDRLFEELQQIFAQLGAFRDVQMRYLHPGPDGGCTVSRSPDPAAAPLHSADRLSDPTGRRVTVVVSDCAGPLWRSGHAHRLLHQLARLAPVAVLQPLPQRMWNRTRLPVTFGSLTRGEGPAGATLLKVTGDAGTGPAHPGALAVPVLPPAADALAAWARLLSGTGAASVPGAVGWVRADQPPAPARRPGDAPSSLQLVSRFRSTASPVAGQLAVYLAAAPLYLPVMQLVQRTMLPHSGPSELAEVLLSGLLRRTGGGTGRGQWYTFEPDVQEALLGPLGRDEALLVLKHCSQYIEQRFGKGGPNFPALAYAQLGDGTPHDATTGPATAWPAPGEADPDAEAEAEDADESEETEGNGGDERRGGPRVPHAFAEVAARVLERFMPVPPRFVTREPKTSGSPQTGGLAVRRARELVRLFEADKMVQRLIDAVQLLRGAAEHTPPPSDDTELWAEYARCVLRLWEVQGGADLLEEAERAAERAAARPGAVRERAVLAKVLHAAADDRRRRGDRRGALELLRRADREYTAACATPGLEPGEALRLTLERVRALEAQWRLDGDTALLQSACGMLEAFADAWPDQENRPAVLPLQHGRTLLKLARATQDGEQSRAYARQSARSLRTAFAQGGRHTMGTENRIVLDLVDALLASGAEPEEAATLTAQALETVRDQRQRAQLQTRAGRVRVARYEHTGDPAELVAAAEWFARAARGIPRDSRAYTDLLAEWGATLLRRAELPDGRASIGAAVRVLRDCRSEMPAGGAQQSERLLMLGRALMLRHRATADRVDLREAEYLFKLAAEEATVPLTAARCWLELGRALLQAAGVLDRPARRDEAAEAFRSAADSAGDAQTELETPQQLREAVELAATANHWRGMTYERAGRPRAARDAYRAARQEWRKLPDGGGAAGEATAGRLAELER, encoded by the coding sequence ATGTCCGATGGTTCGCAGGCGTACGAGGCCGGGCTGCTGCCCGAGCTGGTCGCACGGCTGCGCGGGGCCGGGCTCGACCCGGACGTCGAGCAGCTCTGCGACGCGCTCTGGCTCGCCCGGTGGACCCGCGGCACCGCCGCGGCCGGCGCCCCCGGTGAACGCGCGGACGGCGACCCCGGTGACCCCGCCCCCGGCGAGCGCACCGCGCCCGGCCGCGCCACCACCCCGGCCCGCCCGGACGGACGCGCTCCGGAGGCGGACGCCCGGCCCGGCGATCCCCGCGTGCCCGGGGACGGCGAGCGGATCTCCCTGCACCCCGTCCCCGGCCGCACCCGGCCCGGCGGCACCCCGGCCCACGAGTCCGGCGCGCCCGACGGCGGACAGCCCGGCCCCGACGCCCGTGCCACCGCGCTGCCGCTCGGCGTACCGGCCGCGCCCGTGCTGCCCGCGCCCCTCGAACTGACCCGCGCCCTGCGCCCGTTGCAGCGCTACCGGACCGTCTCCGCGCCCAAGCGCCGGGTGCTGGACGAGCGGGCGACCGCCGAACGCAGCGCCCGCGCCGGCGGCATGGTCATGCCGGTGTTCCGGGGGGTCCGCCGGGGCGACGCCGTCGTCCAGTGCGTGATGGACGCCTCCTCCTCGATGCTGGTCTGGGACCGGCTGTTCGAGGAACTCCAGCAGATCTTCGCCCAGCTCGGCGCGTTCCGGGACGTGCAGATGCGCTATCTGCACCCCGGCCCGGACGGCGGCTGCACCGTCAGCCGCAGCCCCGACCCCGCCGCCGCCCCGCTGCACTCGGCGGACCGGCTCAGCGACCCCACCGGCCGCCGGGTCACCGTCGTCGTCAGCGACTGCGCCGGACCGCTCTGGCGCAGCGGCCACGCCCACCGCCTGCTGCACCAGCTCGCCCGGCTCGCCCCGGTCGCCGTGCTCCAGCCGCTGCCCCAGCGCATGTGGAACCGCACCCGCCTCCCGGTCACCTTCGGCTCGCTGACACGGGGCGAGGGCCCGGCCGGGGCCACCCTGCTCAAGGTCACGGGCGACGCCGGAACGGGCCCCGCCCACCCCGGCGCCCTCGCCGTCCCCGTGCTGCCCCCGGCGGCGGACGCGCTCGCCGCCTGGGCCCGGCTGCTCTCCGGGACCGGCGCGGCATCGGTGCCGGGCGCGGTCGGCTGGGTCCGGGCCGACCAGCCGCCCGCCCCCGCCCGCCGGCCGGGCGACGCCCCGTCCTCGCTGCAACTGGTCAGCCGGTTCCGCTCGACGGCCTCCCCGGTCGCCGGACAGCTCGCCGTCTACCTCGCGGCGGCCCCCCTCTACCTGCCCGTCATGCAACTCGTACAGCGCACGATGCTGCCCCACTCCGGCCCCTCCGAACTGGCCGAGGTCCTGCTCAGCGGACTGCTCAGGCGCACCGGGGGCGGCACCGGACGCGGCCAGTGGTACACCTTCGAACCCGACGTCCAGGAGGCACTCCTCGGGCCCCTCGGCCGCGACGAGGCTCTGCTCGTACTCAAGCACTGTTCGCAATACATAGAGCAGCGGTTCGGCAAGGGCGGCCCCAACTTCCCGGCCCTGGCCTACGCCCAGCTCGGCGACGGCACCCCGCACGACGCCACCACCGGCCCGGCCACCGCCTGGCCGGCTCCGGGCGAGGCGGACCCGGACGCCGAAGCGGAGGCGGAGGACGCCGACGAGAGTGAGGAGACCGAGGGGAACGGGGGAGACGAGAGACGCGGCGGTCCGCGCGTCCCCCACGCCTTTGCCGAAGTAGCGGCCCGCGTACTGGAGCGATTCATGCCCGTACCCCCCAGATTCGTCACCCGCGAACCCAAGACCTCCGGAAGCCCGCAGACCGGCGGCCTCGCAGTGCGCCGCGCCCGCGAACTCGTCCGCCTCTTCGAGGCCGACAAGATGGTGCAGCGCCTGATCGACGCCGTACAGCTGCTCAGGGGCGCCGCCGAGCACACCCCGCCGCCGTCCGACGACACCGAACTCTGGGCGGAGTACGCCCGCTGCGTGCTGCGTCTGTGGGAGGTGCAGGGCGGCGCCGACCTCCTGGAGGAGGCCGAACGCGCCGCCGAACGGGCCGCCGCCCGCCCCGGCGCCGTACGCGAACGCGCCGTGCTCGCCAAGGTCCTGCACGCCGCCGCCGACGACCGGCGCAGGCGCGGCGACCGGCGCGGCGCGCTGGAGCTGCTGCGCCGCGCCGACCGCGAATACACCGCGGCCTGCGCCACCCCCGGCCTGGAACCCGGCGAAGCCCTGCGGCTCACCCTGGAACGGGTACGCGCCCTGGAGGCGCAGTGGCGGCTCGACGGGGACACCGCCCTGCTGCAGAGCGCCTGCGGGATGCTGGAGGCGTTCGCCGACGCCTGGCCCGACCAGGAGAACCGCCCGGCCGTCCTGCCCCTCCAGCACGGCCGCACCCTGCTGAAACTCGCCCGCGCCACCCAGGACGGCGAACAGTCCCGCGCGTACGCCCGCCAGTCGGCCCGCTCCCTGCGCACCGCGTTCGCCCAGGGCGGCCGGCACACCATGGGCACCGAGAACCGGATCGTCCTCGACCTCGTGGACGCGCTGCTCGCCTCCGGCGCCGAACCGGAGGAGGCCGCCACCCTCACCGCCCAGGCGCTGGAGACCGTACGCGACCAGCGCCAGCGCGCCCAGCTCCAGACCAGGGCCGGCCGCGTCCGGGTCGCCCGCTACGAACACACCGGCGACCCCGCCGAACTCGTCGCCGCCGCCGAATGGTTCGCCCGCGCCGCCCGGGGCATCCCGCGCGACTCCCGCGCCTACACCGACCTGCTCGCCGAGTGGGGCGCCACCCTGCTGCGGCGCGCCGAACTCCCGGACGGCCGCGCCTCCATCGGCGCCGCCGTGCGGGTGCTGCGCGACTGCCGCTCCGAGATGCCGGCCGGCGGCGCCCAGCAGTCCGAGCGCCTGTTGATGCTGGGCCGCGCCCTGATGCTGCGTCACCGCGCCACCGCGGACCGGGTGGACCTGCGCGAGGCGGAGTACCTGTTCAAGCTGGCCGCCGAGGAGGCCACCGTCCCGCTCACCGCGGCCCGCTGCTGGCTGGAGCTGGGCCGCGCCCTCCTCCAGGCGGCCGGGGTCCTCGACCGCCCGGCCCGCCGCGACGAGGCGGCGGAGGCGTTCCGGTCGGCCGCCGACTCCGCGGGCGACGCGCAAACGGAGCTGGAGACTCCGCAACAGCTGCGGGAAGCCGTGGAGTTGGCCGCTACAGCGAACCACTGGCGGGGTATGACGTACGAGAGAGCGGGCCGGCCCAGGGCCGCGCGGGACGCGTACCGGGCGGCCCGGCAGGAGTGGCGCAAACTGCCGGACGGCGGCGGCGCGGCCGGTGAGGCGACCGCCGGGCGGCTGGCCGAGCTGGAACGGTGA
- a CDS encoding FxsB family cyclophane-forming radical SAM/SPASM peptide maturase — MVKVHGRCNLACRYCYLYEGPDRTWRDRPSAAPPAVLDRTAARIAEHAATHRLGSVALVLHGGEPLLAGPGRLAALADAVRDRVPADCAVHATVQTNATLLTDPGIATLADHGIRVGISLDGGLAAHNTLRTDHAGRPSWPAASRGARLLADRHPEAYAGILTVVDPRTDPVEMYESLLALRPPALDLLLPHGNWSSPPPGLPAPADPPGDPGPGRATPYGDWLCAVFDRWWPAPRRETRVRLFEECVALLIGLPAATESLGLDPINAVVVETDGSIEQVDSLKSAYDGAATTGLDVFHHTFDEALRHPGVAARQAGAAALAADCRACPLLTVCGGGHYAHRYRADNGFRNPSVYCADLERLIRHIAARLAEATAGDPP; from the coding sequence ATCGTGAAGGTGCACGGCCGCTGCAACCTGGCCTGCCGCTACTGCTACCTGTACGAGGGCCCCGACCGCACCTGGCGCGACCGCCCGTCCGCCGCCCCGCCCGCCGTCCTCGACCGCACCGCCGCCCGGATCGCCGAACACGCCGCGACCCACCGCCTCGGCAGCGTCGCCCTCGTCCTGCACGGCGGCGAACCCCTGCTCGCCGGGCCCGGCCGGCTGGCCGCCCTCGCCGACGCCGTCCGCGACCGCGTACCCGCCGACTGCGCCGTCCACGCCACCGTGCAGACCAACGCCACCCTGCTCACCGACCCCGGTATCGCCACCCTCGCCGACCACGGCATACGCGTCGGCATCAGCCTCGACGGCGGCCTCGCCGCCCACAACACCCTGCGCACCGACCACGCCGGCCGCCCCTCCTGGCCCGCCGCCTCACGCGGCGCCCGGCTGCTGGCCGACCGCCACCCCGAGGCGTACGCGGGCATCCTCACCGTCGTCGACCCGCGCACCGACCCGGTCGAGATGTACGAATCCCTGCTCGCCCTGCGCCCCCCGGCCCTGGACCTCCTCCTGCCGCACGGCAACTGGTCCAGCCCGCCGCCCGGCCTGCCCGCCCCGGCGGACCCGCCAGGGGACCCCGGACCGGGCCGCGCCACCCCGTACGGCGACTGGCTGTGCGCCGTCTTCGACCGCTGGTGGCCCGCACCCCGCCGGGAGACCCGCGTCCGCCTCTTCGAGGAGTGCGTCGCCCTGCTCATCGGACTGCCCGCCGCCACCGAATCCCTCGGCCTCGACCCGATCAACGCGGTGGTGGTCGAGACGGACGGGTCCATCGAACAGGTCGACTCGCTCAAATCCGCGTACGACGGCGCCGCCACCACCGGCCTCGACGTCTTCCACCACACCTTCGACGAAGCGCTGCGCCACCCCGGCGTGGCCGCCCGGCAGGCCGGAGCCGCCGCCCTCGCCGCCGACTGCCGGGCCTGCCCGCTGCTGACCGTGTGCGGCGGCGGCCACTACGCACACCGCTACCGCGCAGACAACGGCTTCCGCAATCCCTCCGTCTACTGCGCCGACCTCGAACGGCTGATCCGCCACATCGCGGCCCGGCTCGCCGAAGCAACCGCTGGAGACCCCCCATGA
- the fxsA gene encoding FxSxx-COOH cyclophane-containing RiPP peptide, translating into MSESTRNDGTRATGPAELPDLLGLDLATLRTTDHPVLAEVVADLRGRAEQPQEMLWGFNNAF; encoded by the coding sequence ATGAGCGAGTCGACACGGAACGACGGAACGCGCGCGACGGGACCGGCTGAACTGCCCGACCTGCTGGGCCTCGACCTGGCGACCCTCCGGACGACGGACCATCCGGTGCTCGCGGAGGTCGTCGCGGACCTGCGGGGACGGGCGGAACAGCCGCAGGAGATGCTCTGGGGGTTCAACAACGCCTTCTGA